The Streptomyces sp. Je 1-332 genome has a window encoding:
- a CDS encoding acyl carrier protein, whose product MPVPTTEHTRESLTTWLSERIALYLKRQPSEIHPTVPLAEYGLDSVAAFSLCGDIEEDFDFILEPTAAWDYPTVQALTDHLLEGFAATAEGGAA is encoded by the coding sequence CACCGAACACACCCGCGAGTCACTGACCACGTGGTTGTCCGAGCGCATCGCCCTCTACCTGAAACGACAGCCGTCCGAGATCCATCCGACGGTGCCGCTCGCCGAGTACGGGCTCGACTCCGTCGCCGCCTTCAGCCTGTGCGGCGACATCGAGGAGGACTTCGACTTCATCCTCGAACCCACCGCGGCCTGGGACTACCCGACGGTGCAGGCGCTCACCGACCACCTGCTCGAGGGGTTCGCCGCCACCGCGGAAGGGGGCGCCGCCTGA